A region from the Rosa rugosa chromosome 6, drRosRugo1.1, whole genome shotgun sequence genome encodes:
- the LOC133714994 gene encoding UMP-CMP kinase, giving the protein MWRRVASLSPLISHSKPSIHNQAASTFKIWESLTSQSETVTPSKAAPFITFVLGGPGSGKGTQCAKIVEAFGFTHVSAGDLLRREIASNSAYGAVILSTIREGKIVPSQVTVQLILKEMEASDNCKFLIDGFPRSEENRKAFEEVIGAEPDVVLFFDCPEQEMVKRVLNRNQGRVDDNIETIKKRLEVFDELNWPIVNYYTQRGKLHRINAVGTVDEIFEKVRPIFAALSK; this is encoded by the exons ATGTGGAGGCGCGTGGCTTCACTCTCTCCTCTGATTTCCCACTCAAAACCCTCCATTCATAACCAG GCAGCTTCCACATTCAAGATTTGGGAATCACTTACCTCACAATCAGAGACAGTAACTCCG TCGAAAGCTGCTCCATTCATTACTTTTGTGTTGg GTGGCCCTGGTAGTGGGAAAGGTACTCAATGTGCTAAGATAGTTGAGGCATTTGGGTTCACTCATGTGAGTGCAGGGGATCTGTTGAGGAGGGAAATTGCTTCGAATAGCGCATATGG CGCTGTGATTCTTAGTACGATTAGAGAAGGAAAGATTGTTCCCTCTCAAGTGACGGTTCAGCTCATTCTAAAGGAGATGGAAGCGAGTGATAATTGCAAGTTTCTCATTGATGGGTTCCCTCGAAGCGAGGAGAACCGCAAGGCTTTTGAAGAAGTT ATTGGAGCAGAACCGGATGTTGTACTTTTCTTCGACTGTCCTGAACAGGAGATGGTGAAGCGAGTGCTAAATCGTAATCAG GGACGAGTTGATGATAATATTGAAACAATCAAGAAACGGCTTGAAGTGTTTGATGAATTGAATTGGCCTATAGTCAATTACTACACACAGAGGGGAAAACTTCACAGG ATCAATGCAGTGGGAACAGTAGATGAAATATTTGAAAAAGTTCGCCCAATTTTTGCTGCGCTGAG CAAGTGA
- the LOC133716945 gene encoding AAA-ATPase At3g50940-like, translating into MCIEPKDRLSDEKRLYKLIFHKKHRGYVIDSYLANVYAQAKEIKKGEKVLKIYTRSQQGCSRSQGYLGYSWESTIFEHPSTFATLAMEPAEKKRIMDDLDLFVQRGEFYKKVGKAWKRGYLLYSPPGTGKSSLIAAMANYVHYNVYDLELTSISDNAELRKALLSTSNRSVLVIEDIDYCSLEIQNREKEEEESPEGEDSSSSKKKYKQQHKVTLSGLLNMIDGLWSSCGDQRLIVFTTNYKDKLDPALLRPGRMDVHINMSYCTPSGFRILASNYLDIQESNPHFLCGEIEGLIESMEVPKIAPKRQRASNTMSTLFSTAASFAATLMLGRSMVEQVFNNSYLQALWAWFRSDLTFVVPEYTEVGERNQIYDSVEPYLRAKIGTNSKRVRVSKTTRQKTTSFTLDDYQEVTDTFENFSIKWRYVCIEPKDHHFEEKRYYELNFHKKHRAKMSSYLDYVVAQAKEIKNAEKVLRIYSRCTSGSYKYWESTILEHPCTFETLAMDPTEKKMIVDDLDRFVRRKEFYKKVGKAWKRGYLLYGPPGTGKSSLIAAMANYLNYNIYDLELTSISNNSDLRHSLLSTTNRSILIIEDIDCSLDIQNREKEEESDEQVLVLTKDKNELKQQTVTLSGLLNFIDGLWSSCGDERIIVFTTNYKDKLDPALLRPGRMDVHIHMSYCTVSGFKILASRYLDIHDHPLFAEIEGLMQTTEVTPAEVAGQLQVSYDADVALAALVKFIKEKKEEDEKKEKEKKREEAQAKKLKRKRLLALFQKIKEIT; encoded by the exons ATGTGCATTGAACCAAAGGACCGTCTCTCCGATGAAAAGCGTTTATACAAACTGATTTTCCACAAGAAGCACAGAGGTTATGTGATAGACTCCTACTTGGCCAATGTGTATGCTCAGGCTAAAGAAATCAAGAAAGGGGAAAAGGTCCTCAAGATTTACACTCGTAGTCAGCAGGGGTGTAGCCGCTCACAGGGCtacttgggctatag CTGGGAATCGACAATATTTGAGCATCCTTCAACTTTTGCCACATTAGCCATGGAACCTgcggaaaagaaaaggattatGGACGATTTGGACTTGTTTGTGCAGAGGGGGGAGTTCTATAAGAAGGTTGGGAAGGCGTGGAAAAGAGGCTACTTGTTATATAGTCCACCTGGTACTGGCAAATCCAGCTTGATTGCGGCCATGGCTAATTACGTCCACTACAATGTATATGATTTGGAGCTTACAAGCATCTCTGACAATGCTGAATTGAGAAAAGCTTTGTTGTCTACCTCCAATCGTTCTGTTTTAGTGATCGAGGACATTGATTATTGCTCGTTGGAAATACAGAACCGCgagaaagaggaggaggaatCACCAGAAGGGGAAGATTCTTCTTCCTCTAAGAAGAAGTACAAGCAACAACACAAGGTGACGCTTTCGGGGTTGCTCAACATGATTGATGGTCTGTGGTCAAGCTGTGGTGATCAAAGACTCATTGTATTCACCACCAACTACAAGGACAAGCTAGACCCTGCATTGTTGCGTCCGGGGCGAATGGACGTGCATATCAACATGTCGTATTGCACTCCGAGTGGGTTCAGGATCTTGGCTTCTAACTACCTCGACATTCAGGAGAGCAACCCTCATTTTCTCTGCGGAGAAATTGAAGGGTTGATAGAGAGCATGGAGGTGCCTAAAATT GCACCAAAGAGGCAAAGAGCTAGTAACACAATGTCGACCTTGTTCTCAACTGCTGCCTCCTTTGCTGCAACACTGATGTTGGGCCGTTCCATGGTGGAGCAAGTCTTCAACAACTCATACCTCCAGGCTCTCTGGGCTTGGTTCCGGTCTGATCTGACTTTTGTTGTCCCGGAGTACACCGAAGTAGGAGAACGTAATCAGATATACGACTCCGTGGAGCCCTACCTCCGAGCAAAAATAGGCACCAATTCGAAACGTGTCAGAGTCAGCAAAACCACTAGGCAAAAGACCACCAGCTTTACCCTTGACGACTATCAAGAAGTCACAGACACATTCGAAAACTTCAGTATTAAGTGGCGTTATGTGTGCATTGAACCAAAGGATCATCACTTTGAAGAAAAACGTTACTATGAACTAAATTTCCACAAGAAGCACAGAGCCAAAATGAGCTCCTACTTGGACTATGTCGTTGCTCAAGCTAAAGAGATCAAAAATGCAGAAAAGGTTCTCAGGATTTATTCTCGTTGCACTTCAGGTTCCTACAAATACTGGGAATCAACAATATTAGAGCATCCTTGTACTTTTGAGACACTGGCCATGGATCCAACGGAGAAGAAAATGATCGTGGACGATTTGGATAGGTTTGTGCGGAGGAAAGAGTTCTATAAGAAGGTTGGGAAGGCGTGGAAAAGAGGCTACTTGTTATATGGTCCGCCTGGTACTGGCAAATCCAGCTTGATTGCAGCCATGGCAAATTACCTCAACTACAATATATATGATTTGGAGCTTACAAGCATCTCCAACAATTCTGATTTGAGGCATTCTTTGCTGTCCACCACCAATCGCTCTATTTTGATAATTGAGGACATTGATTGCTCCTTGGATATACAGAACCGGGAAAAAGAGGAGGAATCAGATGAGCAAGTGCTTGTCCTTACTAAGGACAAGAACGAACTAAAGCAACAGACTGTGACACTGTCGGGGCTACTGAACTTCATTGATGGCCTGTGGTCAAGCTGTGGTGATGAGAGAATCATTGTGTTCACCACCAACTACAAGGATAAACTAGACCCTGCATTGTTGCGGCCAGGACGAATGGATGTGCATATACACATGTCATATTGCACTGTAAGTGGATTCAAGATCCTGGCTTCTAGGTACCTTGACATTCATGATCATCCTCTCTTTGCAGAAATTGAAGGGTTGATGCAGACCACAGAGGTCACCCCGGCAGAGGTTGCCGGGCAGCTACAGGTGAGTTATGATGCTGATGTTGCTCTTGCAGCGCTGGTGAAATTCATCAAGGAAAAGAAGGAGGAGGatgagaagaaggagaaggaaaaaaagagagaagaagcaCAAGCAAAGAAACTAAAGAGAAAAAGGTTGCTGGCTCTTTTTCAGAAGATCAAGGAAATTACATAG
- the LOC133714993 gene encoding pentatricopeptide repeat-containing protein At4g25270, chloroplastic: MVTTLQPLSLPTTKLTIHCSSNSKRSKKPKQLHQKQSTKLLSFSNSSPAPLIIYQKPQTQTKLQALEAIIKDLEAASENGIDVDTETFASLLETCYKLDAMDYCLRVHRLIPRSLLRRNVGLSSKLLRLYASCGYIEEAHQVFDQMPKRDVSAFAWNSLISGYAELGLYEDAMALYFQMEEEGVEPDRFTFPRVLKACGGIGFVQIGEAVHRHAVRLGFVGDRFVLNALVDMYAKCGDIVKARKVFDKIGSRDKVSWNTMLTAYMRHGLLLQALDIFHQMLREGYQPDSVTISTILTAVPSLELVVQIHGWTIRQGVEWNLSTANSLIAAYSNHGKLKRARWLFCQMPERDVVTWNTIISAHSKSREALVYFEQMESAGALPDAITFVSMLSVCAHLGLVKDGERLFSTMKNRYRISPIMEHYACMVNLYGRAGLIKEAYGIIMEGMEFEAGPTVWGALLYACYLYGNAEIGEVAAERLFDLEPDNEYNFELLMKIYGNVGRLDNVERVRMMMVDRGLDS; this comes from the coding sequence ATGGTGACCACTTTACAACCCTTAAGTCTACCCACAACAAAACTCACTATCCACTGCTCCTCTAATAGCAAGAGAAGCAAGAAGCCTAAGCAGCTTCACCAAAAGCAAAGCACCAAGCTCCTCTCTTTCTCAAACTCATCCCCAGCCCCTCTCATTATCTACCAAAAACCCCAAACCCAGACCAAGCTCCAAGCCCTCGAAGCCATCATCAAGGACCTCGAAGCCGCCAGCGAAAACGGCATAGACGTCGACACTGAAACCTTTGCTTCCCTTTTAGAAACATGTTACAAATTGGACGCCATGGACTACTGTCTCCGAGTCCACAGACTAATACCCAGAAGCCTTTTACGTAGAAATGTAGGCCTCTCATCAAAGCTTCTTCGTCTCTACGCATCGTGTGGGTACATTGAGGAAGCACACCAGGTGTTCGATCAAATGCCCAAGAGAGACGTTTCGGCTTTTGCGTGGAATTCACTTATATCCGGGTATGCTGAGTTGGGTTTGTATGAAGATGCTATGGCGCTGTACTTTCAAATGGAGGAGGAAGGGGTTGAACCGGACCGGTTTACATTCCCTCGAGTTTTGAAAGCTTGTGGGGGAATTGGGTTTGTTCAGATTGGTGAGGCTGTGCATAGGCATGCGGTGCGTTTGGGTTTTGTAGGTGATAGGTTTGTGCTTAATGCACTAGTGGACATGTATGCTAAATGTGGTGACATTGTGAAGGCTAGGAAGGTGTTTGATAAGATTGGTAGCCGGGACAAGGTTTCTTGGAACACAATGCTCACTGCTTATATGCGCCACGGCCTTTTGTTGCAGGCATTGGACATTTTTCACCAAATGCTTAGAGAAGGGTACCAGCCGGACTCCGTTACTATATCCACAATTCTCACCGCAGTACCATCACTGGAGCTTGTTGTTCAAATTCATGGGTGGACGATTCGGCAAGGAGTTGAGTGGAACCTGTCTACTGCTAATTCCTTGATTGCTGCATATTCCAATCATGGAAAGTTGAAGCGCGCTCGTTGGCTGTTTTGTCAAATGCCTGAGAGGGATGTGGTGACATGGAATACTATAATTTCAGCTCATTCTAAAAGCCGAGAAGCTTTGGTGTACTTTGAGCAGATGGAGAGTGCCGGTGCCTTGCCGGATGCTATCacattcgtgtcaatgctctcGGTTTGTGCGCATTTGGGTTTGGTGAAGGATGGGGAGAGATTGTTTTCTACCATGAAAAACAGATACAGAATTAGCCCAATTATGGAACATTATGCTTGTATGGTGAATCTTTATGGAAGGGCAGGTCTAATCAAAGAAGCTTATGGTATTATAATGGAGGGAATGGAGTTTGAGGCTGGTCCAACTGTGTGGGGTGCATTGCTATATGCTTGCTACCTTTATGGGAATGCAGAGATTGGAGAGGTTGCAGCTGAAAGACTCTTCGACTTGGAGCCTGATAATGAATATAATTTTGAGCTTCTGATGAAGATTTACGGCAATGTGGGTAGACTGGACAATGTAGAGAGAGTAAGAATGATGATGGTGGATAGAGGATTGGACTCGTAG
- the LOC133717339 gene encoding 21 kDa protein — MARSSILFLLLALFALTANSASTTTASNFVKTSCSTTTYPDLCVQSLSSFSTAIQQSPRQLAQTALSVSLTRAQFAKSFVTKLTKFKGLSHKEYEAIDDCLEEMGDSVDRLSKSVDELKKMGKSSKGQDFLWHMSNVETWVSAALTDDNTCLDGFSGKAMDGKIKASIRAQVLNVAKVTSNALALCNHFASKY, encoded by the coding sequence ATGGCTAGATCCTCCATTCTCTTTCTACTTCTTGCCCTCTTCGCCCTCACAGCCAACTCTGCTTCCACCACCACTGCCTCCAACTTCGTCAAAACCTCATGCAGCACCACCACCTACCCTGACCTCTGCGTTCAGTCCCTCTCATCATTCTCCACCGCGATCCAGCAAAGCCCTCGCCAGCTGGCCCAGACCGCCCTCTCCGTCAGCCTCACCCGAGCCCAGTTCGCCAAGTCCTTCGTCACCAAGCTGACCAAGTTCAAGGGTTTGAGCCACAAGGAGTACGAGGCCATCGACGACTGCCTTGAGGAGATGGGTGACAGCGTCGACCGGCTGAGCAAGTCCGTGGACGAGCTGAAGAAGATGGGGAAGTCATCCAAGGGCCAGGATTTCTTATGGCACATGAGCAATGTCGAGACTTGGGTCAGCGCTGCGTTGACTGACGACAACACTTGCCTTGATGGGTTCTCCGGGAAGGCCATGGATGGCAAGATCAAGGCCTCCATTAGAGCTCAGGTGCTTAATGTTGCCAAGGTTACTAGTAATGCTCTGGCCCTTTGCAACCACTTTGCCTCCAAGTACTGA
- the LOC133716792 gene encoding MYB-like transcription factor ODO1, with translation MGRQPCCDKLGVKKGPWTAEEDKKLVNFILTHGQCCWRAVPKLAGLRRCGKSCRLRWTNYLRPDLKRGLLNEAEEQLVIDLHASLGNRWSKIAARLPGRTDNEIKNHWNTHIKKKLIKMGIDPITHAPLQKQVTTTPQETPCEANIQQSMNIPEHGVSGNENGSSATENSSSNEAQSLIEVNANGDDDPLVRYILSDYSDTFLQDWSWNFPVVEDNYSDLGLSSTSSEDSSTWFMDCKDFGVEDFELGNCIN, from the exons ATGGGCAGGCAACCTTGTTGTGACAAGCTTGGCGTCAAGAAAGGTCCATGGACAGCCGAGGAAGACAAGAAACTAGTGAACTTCATCCTCACTCATGGCCAATGCTGCTGGCGCGCCGTCCCCAAGCTCGCGGGTCTGCGCCGCTGCGGCAAGAGCTGCCGCCTCCGCTGGACTAATTATCTTCGGCCCGACTTGAAGCGAGGGCTACTCAATGAAGCTGAGGAGCAGCTTGTTATTGACCTCCATGCTAGTCTTGGCAATAG GTGGTCTAAAATTGCAGCAAGACTGCCTGGAAGAACAGACAATGAGATCAAGAATCACTGGAATACACACATCAAGAAAAAACTTATCAAGATGGGGATTGATCCAATTACTCATGCGCCTCTCCAAAAACAAGTCACTACAACCCCACAAGAAACGCCTTGTGAAGCCAATATTCAACAAAGTATGAACATCCCGGAGCATGGAGTCTCTGGCAACGAAAATGGCAGCTCTGCAACTGAGAATTCCTCAAGCAATGAAGCTCAGTCACTAATTGAggtcaatgccaatggtgacgATGACCCTTTGGTGAGATACATATTATCCGATTATTCCGATACATTTCTCCAGGATTGGTCATGGAATTTTCCGGTTGTGGAAGACAATTACAGTGATCTTGGCTTGTCTTCAACTTCATCAGAGGATAGCTCAACTTGGTTTATGGACTGCAAGGATTTTGGGGTTGAGGATTTCGAGCTTGGAAATTGTATCAATTAA